One Vallitalea pronyensis genomic region harbors:
- a CDS encoding sensor histidine kinase produces the protein MKLKRIGVRITMYYSLVILVLILIISISLSYVFSDEIIVQNNKIANHKIDIITYNIGAEIDNIKDLHKEITQNPKIKGLLNRAYEGEKSIELVNVLSRELLNYKQKTPYIVNLFFVDIEDHILDPLYRLDYYNEIISNNHEFEQYKQDKYRAKFSNPTSYPIKNSYVNNNIIYYGQVLRDDDYRLLGYLILNLRIEILFSEIEAFCQEAFDAAYIVNENDTIIHYIGEEDEKEPLSFINHAINPEESLYKKDNERYFVYERPIEKYPLWKIVGINKYDTVMSNMTTLYRLVIYIGLISIIVIIWVSFFIAKKITNPIRDVSSAMKKFEHFEWPEVIEPKTEDELKNLVSGFNKMVINIKRLTHQIERETEERKKVELASLQFQLELLQSQINPHFIHNTLNSMQYLALRDNAHDVREMIRSLNLLLRGSMSVGTEVIPLEEELKYLDGYINIQKNRYKDRFEVVKEISDDIYPLQVPKLILQPLVENALYHGILPKEKKGIITVYIKKESDAVVFKIMDDGIGMDKKRLETIYHKKQSKRTSGYNHIGLSNVNERLKLYFGANCRLDISSEPGVGTCVMFKIPLDHHGIEGH, from the coding sequence ATAAAATTGATATCATTACTTATAATATTGGGGCTGAGATTGATAACATAAAAGACCTGCATAAAGAGATTACCCAAAATCCCAAGATAAAAGGACTGCTGAATAGGGCTTATGAAGGTGAGAAAAGCATAGAACTGGTGAATGTTCTTTCTCGAGAACTATTAAATTATAAGCAAAAGACACCCTATATTGTTAATCTCTTTTTCGTGGATATTGAGGATCATATTTTGGACCCTTTGTATCGGCTGGATTACTATAATGAGATCATTAGCAATAATCATGAGTTTGAGCAATATAAGCAAGACAAGTATAGGGCAAAGTTTTCCAACCCCACATCTTACCCCATAAAAAATAGTTATGTCAATAACAACATTATCTATTATGGACAAGTTCTTCGTGATGATGATTATCGTTTATTAGGCTACTTAATTCTTAACCTAAGAATAGAAATATTGTTCAGCGAAATAGAGGCGTTTTGTCAGGAAGCCTTTGATGCAGCTTATATTGTTAATGAGAATGATACCATCATACACTACATTGGAGAAGAAGACGAGAAAGAGCCTTTATCCTTTATAAATCATGCAATCAACCCTGAAGAGTCTCTCTATAAAAAGGATAATGAGCGTTATTTTGTTTACGAGCGACCCATTGAAAAATACCCATTATGGAAAATCGTTGGTATTAACAAGTATGATACAGTCATGTCTAACATGACCACATTGTATCGACTGGTTATCTACATCGGTCTTATATCCATTATTGTCATTATATGGGTCAGTTTCTTTATTGCTAAAAAGATTACAAATCCTATTCGTGATGTGAGCAGTGCCATGAAAAAATTTGAGCATTTTGAATGGCCTGAGGTTATTGAACCCAAAACAGAGGATGAGTTGAAAAATCTGGTCAGCGGTTTTAACAAAATGGTCATTAACATAAAACGCTTAACCCATCAGATAGAAAGGGAAACAGAAGAAAGGAAAAAAGTTGAACTGGCTTCTTTACAATTCCAACTGGAGCTCTTACAATCCCAAATCAATCCTCACTTTATTCATAACACCTTAAACTCCATGCAGTATTTGGCGTTGCGGGATAATGCCCATGATGTCCGGGAGATGATCAGGTCCCTTAATCTACTTCTTAGAGGAAGTATGTCCGTCGGTACGGAAGTAATACCTCTAGAAGAAGAACTCAAGTATCTGGATGGCTATATCAACATTCAAAAAAATCGATACAAAGATCGATTTGAAGTGGTTAAAGAAATCAGTGACGATATATACCCTTTGCAGGTACCTAAATTAATTCTTCAACCACTCGTGGAAAATGCTCTATATCATGGTATTTTACCCAAAGAAAAAAAGGGCATCATTACCGTCTATATTAAAAAAGAATCGGATGCAGTTGTTTTTAAAATCATGGATGATGGTATTGGTATGGATAAAAAAAGGTTAGAAACCATCTATCATAAAAAACAATCAAAAAGAACAAGCGGCTACAATCATATTGGGTTAAGCAATGTCAATGAAAGATTAAAATTGTATTTTGGAGCTAATTGCAGACTAGATATTTCCAGTGAACCAGGTGTTGGTACATGTGTGATGTTTAAAATACCTTTGGACCATCATGGTATAGAAGGACATTAG